The genomic stretch CTTTCAATAAATGAAGATAACCAGAAATGATAATAATCTGCATGTAAAATTAAATACCATTTATGTGAACATCAGATTTAGCCTCCCGAAATATTGAAAAGGGGAAGTTCACACATCTTAACATTTCATTGATTACCTACAACAAACATATAATAACCTTATAGTTTTTTTTTAACTCAAAAAATAACTAATGGTACAATGTTAAATCTTATTGATGTTGATCAATGGCTATATACTTACTTTAGAAAGATACACCATTTTTTTTACTTCACTAAAACTCAATCTTTTCTGCGAATCTGCTCTTGTCTTCAATATCTCTTCTTGCTCTTCCTATAATATATGAAATTTCTCTTCTTTTTAAGGACAAAGCAACGTCAAAATCTCAAATAAAAACAGATAAAAAATAGTGAATATACCTTGGCTATTTTGAGGAAATGTGGATGGTTTGTAAGGTATATGATTGTCCACATGATCCCAGTAGCTGTAGATTCATGACCAGCAGCTAATAGTCCTATTAACAAATCACTGATATCTCCATCCTCCATTTTTCTACCATTCACATCTTTCATATCTAATAGAATATCCATAAAATCTTTTCTCTCTCCCTCATGTTGCCCATTTTTTATCTTCTTACTCCTTTCACTCACAAGAGGTTCTAATATTTTCACTATCTTCTCCCGTGCCTACAATAATAATATCATGCAAATGTTAAACATTAATTGAAATGTTGCAGAATCCGCATCTCTGCAACTACTATCAACTGAATTGACTTAACAGAGACACATAATTGTAGTAATACCTTGAGTGCGTTGTGAAAAGTAAAACCAGGAACATTAATGGGAAGAGAGTTCAAGCCATTCATCAAATCCTCGAATAAACTTTCAATCTTTTTAACAACATTGTGATTACAAGAGCCCATGAAAACATGGACAATAGCTGTAAAAGAAACCTTCTTCACTTCTTTCAACAGCTCAACGGGATGCTTCATACTAGACACTTCTTCTAATGAATGTACAACAATGTCCTCGATACGTTCTAAGAACATTTCGAGTCCCTTGTTGTCCACAATGGGAGGAGTAAATTGGCTTCGAAAATGCCTATGATCGGCTTTAGATCCATCCACTGCGAATTTCGATTGTAGTAACTTCGCAACGGGTTTCGGATAACCAGGTTTAAAGTTTACATCATCTAAGAGCACTCTTCTACTCATCTCAGGCTCACAAATTATGATACTTGGAGTTCCTAACAAGTGATTTTTGTAGATACCATTTCGTCCATATCTGATCAAAAAAGATAAAAGCAAAGTAACTAAATCAGTAATACAAAATATAAACATGAAGGAATAAAGAAGAGAAGAGTCACTTGAGCATAATGTTGGTAATGAAAGAATCAGGTTGGCCATTTTTGAAATCTTGGATCAATGTGAAAAGATTTCCAATAAGAGGCCATCCCATGTCACCAGGAGGCAAAGGGTATTGTTTGTTTCTTAGTTTGAGATGATAGTACCATCCATTAAACCTTCTCACTAACTTCGTTAAAACGTAGCATGCAAATAAAGTTGCTGTACAAATGTAAAACCATTGCATTTTCATCTTTTTGTATCCTCTGCTCATTCCTCTGTATAATCTTATATATAACACAGAATAAGGATTAATTTAACttaattatttttactttttttttctcCAAATTAACCTTTCTTTATTAGTTTGtcaaaaaatttaatttttttccACTAACTATTTAAATGTAGATTTGTTTCCATtattattggtttattttatattattttttttccACTAACTATTTAAATGCAGATTTGTTTCCATTATAattgatttattttatattaaaattaaaaaatatgaaattCTTATTTCATTCACTATTTATAATAATACATTTTATAACAAAACTTTCACGAACCGAAGTCAAATGGTCTGACACGCGTCattgtatttatttatttttaaaaattaaatctTATTCTTAATAGGGGTGTTTATGGATGCAGATAGACCCGTAAATCCGCTAACTTAAATCGAACCAACTTATAAATCGAACCAACGAAAATATAGCTTAGGGCTTGAGCTTCGATTCCCAGCTCCTGCAAATTTATGCTTTATTTAGAACTAAAATTGCGCATTTATTTTATAAATCATCTTATACCTCAGGTTTTAGGAAAACAAACATGAAATGTTGatcaatatttttttaaattaaattgAACACAATTTTTACTTCGGTTGTGTTCTCTCAATTTTCTAAAACTGGGATGTTAACTTTGTTAGTCTGCGATTTTTACTTAGTAGAAAAGTCAAATGAATGCTACATTAGTGAAATGCTAAGTGTTAGTATTAATCGACAAGAGCTGACAACAAGCCTACGTCGACTAAGGCTTCTCGAATGACATCTTGAGATGTGGTTTGAAAGAATCTTAAGAGAAGATCTTGAGATAAGGTTTGGAGGAGTCACATGAACAAACATGGGTAAACACTTAACACCATGTCGAGGATGAGACTTTCGACAAGCTCAAAAGACTTAGAAAATTGAGAAAACCAAAGACAAAAGGGACTTAGCATTATCAACAACTATCTTCGACGAACTTTCAATTACTAGTCGCTAAGAATAGTTAAAGAACATGGGATAATGGTTTTCAGTAGTTTCAAAGGGTTGACGACGTGGCAGTACATTGGAAGACGAATTACATGCATTTGAAGACGTGTCAGTTCTCTAGGAGTAAATTTTCGAAAATAGTTAGTTTTAGTTTAGTATATATAGCAGACTCATATGTTGTAATCGAGGTCGCAAATTACATATACTTTCTTTATAGAACTGGAGTACTCAAACCAAAGTGTGAAACAGTTTATGAGTAATATGTAAGTTTGCGCCCCTTTTCTTTGTACTTTTCTATGTTTCCTTAATTGAAACAtcattttattttgtcatttacTGCATTTATTTAATGTTGTTCACTTTAAACTTCTTTTACTTTAATTCAAGCTTTATTGTTTTTAAAGTTTACTTTTAGTCTATTTGCACCCAGACATTCGTAGTAACATCATACACATACATTCTTGTAAATGTGTTTGCACAAAGATACTCCCAAGATTTTTTAAATTAATCTCAAAGTCTCTCAAACTCGTGATCGTTCGTTAAAAACACTTGCAAACAAATGGAAAGCCCGACTAGACGCGTTCTGTGCAAAAAAAATACTTTTCTTTTATAAGAAACTACCGCATTATTTGCTTTATTTTATCGTTGAAATATTTTCAATATCCGACGTCATATGCATTTCAGGAGTGGTAGGATCTTAGAAGAAATGGTTAACCTAAAGAAAACTTCTCGTGCCCGAAACGATGCTCCAGACCCTGAGCCAATAGTTACTACGATAATTGGTACAATAGGGACAACAAACATTGTTAGATTTATAGGCCCCATCTTATTTATGGAACTAATTTCTACACCGATGCCAAAAGTGGTGGCTACCTTACCAGCGGTAACAAGCATACCAACCTATCCCAGACCTACTTCGATAGTTGTGGGGGACCTTAATCCCCCACATGTCCCAAGTTTTACTTTGCTCTTAGTTACTAGAGATTATCCATATGGCATGCCAACTGCTATGATGTCGGGGTTACAAAGTCACACTTCGATGTTTGCAGATAATGCTACAACAATAACGTCACTCCTCAATCCATATTTGGCGTCAGGATCTTCTATAAGCAACCCTGGTCGGATGGGGAAACCACAAGGGGTTTCAATATGGTTCTCCTATAATACTAGCCTTAACTACTGATTCTCTAGCGACAATGAGGCAACAAATGGACGAGAGCAACCATGAAATTGTGAACATGTTGACGCAACAAATATGTATGGTGTTTCATCCTTTGATTCAGAACACCACCCAAAGTTACTAGTAGTTAGCCTATCATATGGGTAGAGTTGCTAACTTTTTTAGGGCGCCTTTGGCGCCCGTTGTGCCACCACCCATTAATCAAGTTCCCTTCAAACAACTTTCACCTAGGATATGCGAAGGGAACCAAACCCATAATGGTCCTGCAATAGTTATGGTGCCTAGAGACTAGGACACCGACCAAGTATTTAGGAATGTCCAATAAAACAACTTTAGGGGGGGGGGAGAATAATATAACTAACATGGTCGAACACATTTTGTCCCAAAATGGCCTCAACGTTGGTCTTCATATGCCTAATTACATGTCTCCTCTGTCAGAATATGTTTGACAGACCGAACTCCCCATGGGGTAGAAAGTCCCCAAATTCACCAAGTTTTCTGGTGAGACCAATGAGTCTATAGTAGAAGATATCCTTAGATATCAGACTGGGGTAGGAGATATAACTAATAATGAgagtttgaaaatgaaatggtTTCCAAATTCTCTGACAAAAAATGCCTTTAGATGGTTCACCACACTCCCTTCTCATTCCATACATAGTTAGAACCAACTAGAGAGTTTATTTCATGAACATTTCTACATGAGCCAGTAAAAAATTAGCCTTAAGGAACTGGCCAGTGTTATGCATAAAATGCCTGAGTCGATTGATGACTACTTGAACAGGTTTAGACTTCTCGAGGCAATGTGCCTTACGCAAGTCCATAACtatgagttggtcgaaatggtCGTTGGTGGTTTAGACTACTCCATTAGGAATAAGTTAGACACTCAGTTTCTAAGGGATATGACCAACTGACAGATAGGGTTCGACAGGTCGAACGTTTGAAGGCCGAAATCCCAGGTCGAGTAAGTGTCATAAAAAGGAAAAAGTAGCTTACATCGAGATAGACGAAATAGATAACTTATCCTAAACAAACCACAAGTCTGTCAAAGAAAATGAGGCTGATGTGGCATAACTGAAGCTAAGACGTCCCTATGTGTGTAAATTATTGAAGCCTTCAAATGGGAAAAATCCCATTAAACCTAAAATGAAAATTTTGTCACAAAAACATATACATTCGATGTAACTAAATGTGAGGAAACTTCCGACCTTCTAGTTTCTGATAACCGAATTGTAATCCCTAAAGGGTTGAAAACACCTCCATTAGAACAGAGAAAGAAAAAAGGTTTTtgtaaatttcataattttcttAGTCATAAAACCTCACAATGTGTGCTTTTCAGGTACCTGGTTCAGAATGTGTTGAAGGATGAAAGACTCAAGtttgctaaaaagaaaaaaactcGACCAGAGGGTGAATCTAATCCTAAAGTTGAGGAGGCTTTGTTTGTCGAGCCTGTTCATGTGTTCATGGTGGACATAACTAAGAACACATAAGAGGTTGAACCTGACTATGAAGAGCAAATGAAAGTAGTTTTTCCCAAGGCTGAGGAAGAACTTATAGATTTTCAGAATAAATGTAAACTCAAGGATTCTGAGGTTATGTTATGTTTACGCTATAGTGCCGTCTTCGACAAGGAAGTGCAAAAGAGTTGGAAAAGACCAACCCTAATCAGTCAAAGAAAGTTGGTCAATAAGACCAGTgcaaataattattttttaacaATATGGGGTCCCTCAGAAGACTCACAGGCCCAAGACTTACTTCCTTCCTGCTAACGTTCTTATCAAAGAGTGGTCTAGACTTGTAGGGAGGTCAGACACTGAAAAAAGGAAAATGGAAGTGAATCGAAGTAGGCGAAGGATATTTCTACCTTGAAAATTCTCAAACTTCCAAAAAATACtcttatttttaaaaaaaaactacATGAGGATGAACTCCATGATGCACACTCAGTGGAGAAGgcacaaaagaaacaaaaagtaTTGCTCCAAAGCAAGAAGCACGAGAAATAACAGTAGTGTCAAAGCTACGACTGATGTACAAAAGGAAAAGAAGCCTGTCAAGCTAAGGTTGTTTCCTTCGATACCACCAGTGGTGGAAAACGAACCTAAGGTCTCCATCGGATTAGATGAGGAGATGGATAATAACGACTTTGACTCTGGATAGGAGGACGAGTTATATATCATATGTAATATGATATCAGTGTTGCCATTATAGTATGATACATTTACTGAGGTAACTGAAGAGGAAGATGGGTTGGCTGAGGAAATGCCTACCCCTAAACCTTTATGCTAATATGTTATGCATGATGGCTCCGTCAATAAGGACAAAACCAAATTCTAAAGACCTAACATGTCTATGCAACAACATCTGAAACCTTTATAAATAAGGGCCAAGGTGGAAGGTGTCAGAGTTAATAAGGTTCTCATAGACTATGAAGCCTATATCAATCTCATGCCACATTCTCTACTTAACAAGATTGAAAAATATGACACTAATTTGAAATATAACAACATGGTCTTATCCAACTATGAAGGAAACACCAGCAGGCCCTTGGGGGTTTTCCAAGTGGATGTGGTTGTAGGAACCACAACCCGACTTACTTTGTTTGGTTTAATTCCAACTAAAGTGAATTACAATTTGTTGTTAGATCGAGAATGGGTTCATGGAGTTAGGTATGTCCCATCCTCCATGAATTAAAGAATTACAATCTGGAAGCTGA from Lathyrus oleraceus cultivar Zhongwan6 chromosome 7, CAAS_Psat_ZW6_1.0, whole genome shotgun sequence encodes the following:
- the LOC127107170 gene encoding beta-amyrin 11-oxidase, with product MKMQWFYICTATLFACYVLTKLVRRFNGWYYHLKLRNKQYPLPPGDMGWPLIGNLFTLIQDFKNGQPDSFITNIMLKYGRNGIYKNHLLGTPSIIICEPEMSRRVLLDDVNFKPGYPKPVAKLLQSKFAVDGSKADHRHFRSQFTPPIVDNKGLEMFLERIEDIVVHSLEEVSSMKHPVELLKEVKKVSFTAIVHVFMGSCNHNVVKKIESLFEDLMNGLNSLPINVPGFTFHNALKAREKIVKILEPLVSERSKKIKNGQHEGERKDFMDILLDMKDVNGRKMEDGDISDLLIGLLAAGHESTATGIMWTIIYLTNHPHFLKIAKEEQEEILKTRADSQKRLSFSEVKKMVYLSKVINEMLRCVNFPFSIFREAKSDVHINGYLIPKGWRVLVWIRALHMNSEYHSNHQQFNPSRWDDHTIKVGTFLPFGAGSRLCPGSNLAKLEISVYLHHFLLNYRLERMNPECCNTNWPIYLPTDNCLSKVIKVARV